tttctgacctCGATTCTCTCTCGTGTGACCTGCCAGCTGAGCAACCGTTGTGCGGGAGTGAGGCTGGGTCAGAGGGATTAGGTGGGTCAATGAGTCAGTCTGCGGTGGGGtcgggtgggtgtgtgggcgggaccggggtgttgggggtgggctTGTGTGTGAGGCAAGGCTTAAGGGGACGCTGTGTGGGGGGTAGGGACATGGTGgtggctgggtgggggtggggggttgtctatgtgggtggtgggatggggtgggtgggttgtctatgtaagggtgggggtaggggtgggggttgtctatgtggggggggtggggtggtgggttgtCTATGTGGGGGGtagtgaaggagggtggggagagaggaagtgaaagaaagggagcggggggagagagagagagagagagagagagagagagagagagagagagagagagagagagacagagagagagagagagagagagagaaagagagagggaaaaaagagaggaaagtgtcagcgagaaataagtgaaaaaatagatagaaaatttaagataaaaagatagacagaaaaatcagGAAAAACCACGAAACAAAAGACTTCTTTCATATCAATACCCTAAttcaccacatttttttttcttcaaaaatcaTCGCATATCATTTCACTTCAATTTTTCCCAAATATTCACACCCGTTTTCTATACCCGGAAGGAACCATACACGCAGCCTACCAGAATACCAACGAAATACCCACTCCTATAAAACATTAATCTTCCATACCAGGCAGCGAGAGGTTCTAAATACCAAACATTATTTTTCACATACCAAGACCTTGTTCGCAGACCAGGTTACAGCGGGAAGGTATTTTGACGGGTTTGTATTGCccggtttcccgttttctgtgaatttattttttgttttttttttatgttttatttttattattattattttttttttttttggggggggttgatgtacacacacacacacacacacacacacacacacacacacacacacacacacacgcacatacacacacacacccatacatacatacatacatacatacatacacacacacacacacacacacacacacacacacacacacacacacacacacacacacccacacacacacacacacatatatatctatatatatatatatatatatatatatatatatatatatatatactcacgtacTTCATACCATCGTAtcaccaccaatcatcatcataatcaccctcatcaccaccattactcatcatcatcaccaccattcatcaccatcacttacTATTGAATATCAGACCTTATTCCGGGTTACGttatcgctctcttcctccttggcATTTAATCCGTGTTACGTTTCGGCGCGGCGTGCGTGACGGTCAGCGGGGCGTCGGGAGCGTCACATGGCTGCGGTAACGCGACCCGTAACAGAATGCGAggcgggagggcaggggggggggagattaagggggagggagggagggggagggagaggagggagggtgtgggtggtgaagagggaggctggggggggaggaggagagagagattaaagggggagggaggaggagggagggagggtgtgggtgcagtgaggggagggaaggagaggagtaggggtgaggtgaggggagggagtggaggtgaggagtagagtggtgagggaggggaggagtagggggaaggggagagagaaggtgtgggtgtgcagtgatggagggaggtaggaggagtagggtggtgagagagagagggaggtagggggagtagggtggtgagggagggagggaagaatagggtgggggagggagagagagtaaggtaaggaaggtggagagagggagggaagtaagaggtgagtgagggaggaggtagaagtgagggaggggaataggggaatgggggaagggtggagtaggggtgggaggttggggagggagcagaggataagggatgaagatgaaggtgggtagggaaggtgggagaaggggaaggaggcagggaggtggTTAAGGGATGGTGGAGtggtggggggcggggtaggggggatgTTAGAATgtgtgatcatagggggagagaaggatgcagggaagtaggagaagcttagaaggagggatggaggagtgaggagggggtagcggaaggagggggtagcaggaggagggggtagagggatgatAGGAGGGGAATGATTGAgatgaaaaggatagagagaaggagatgggtagAGGTAGAAAAGTGAAGTAGAGAGGCTGCTGTGGTAGACAaccagagagatagaaataaaaaaaattgtataattGGGGCATgttcctatctatttgtctgtctgctttctcATCTATTTACTTGCTTGTCTGTTTACTTTCATAATTATCTGTTTTTTACTTACCTGTCTCCTCATGCCCATATATATGTAAGCTTAaatgtgcgcatatatgtatgtatgtgtatgcgctgTATATATggtaaaagaaatgagagagagagggagagagggagagagggagagggagagggagagagggagagagggagagggagagggagagggagagggagagggagagggagagggagggagagagaggagggagagggagagggagagggagagggagagggagagagagagaggaagaggaagaggaaagaggaaagttgaggtaagacaggaagaggaagagggagagggagagggagagggagagggagagagggagagggagagggagagagcagagagagagagagagaaagagagagagagagtagagagagagagagagagagagagagagagagagagagagagagagagagagagagaccgtccaCAACAGCTGTCCCCGTTTTCTGAATGAACGAACCTCCGAAACCGTGACGCGgattttcaaataaaaaaaagagagagagaatcttcccGCCAATTGTTCGTTCGTGTGGGCGACGGCTTACATTGTTATTACACTCGCCGTTTGTGCGTTTGTCCGTGTGCACCTGATGGCGGTGACTCGCAACTTGTCCCTGTATTCACGCTTGGCCTTCGATGTTCGATGTGAATTTTTTTGTATCCATCACCGTGACGGTTTCTGTTTACATTTCCTACGTAAGAGGAGATGAGCTGTACCCGGCGCTTGGGGAGAAAATATCGAGAAATCGTTTTGGtggattttcgtgtttttttttttttttttttttttttgctttgatttgGTGTATATTGCGTGGTTTggttgttccttttttctcttgtctgtttctgattctgtctgtctctgtttgtgtcgatctcttggtctctctgactctgtctgtctgtctctctgtctgtctgtctctctctctcccctttccttccctccctccctagccctctccctctccctccctgcctccttcttcactccctttcctctccctatccctttctccctccctcttccttcccttcccttgcctccccccctcctcctccctctctctctctctttcgtatcgcGTTTATACATTTGATTAGATCGTATTTATCCTTAatgttctttctatttcttttgaaCTGTCGGTCATTGTCTGTCTATCGGTGTCTGTCAGTCTTCTCCATTATTCTCTCACAcgcctttctcttctcctgttaTCTCGCTCCTCCATCCGTGGCTCCcgaccttttcctctttccactcttGCCTTATATGGACACGGCGACCCTTCCATGTCCTCGCGTCTGcgctgtccctctcttcctctctctctctttctttttctttctctttcactttcccgttctctcttccctctttctttctcgctctcgctctctctgtctgtctgtctgtctctctctctctctctctctctctctctctctctctctctctctctctctctctctctctctctctctctctctctctctctctttccttctcactctacgtatctatcaatctatttatctatttatctatttatctgtacgtCCATCTACCTCAACAATCTCATCATACCAAATAAGGTTCCTAGCAGACGATCCTTCGAGAAGATCCTTCGAGAAGATTCTTCGCTGAATTTTTTTTCTAGGCGTCCATCTTGGTCCACGGAattagaaagttttttttaaagAGCTTTGGGACCGTTTATGGGCATCCGATTGTCATCAATTCTCAGCGTCGTTCGGTGTTTGAGAATATATACGGACGttttagtaagagagagaaaaagggggggagggtgtacgtGGATGGGAGTGTCCGTTTACGTGAAAGGGGTTTTGAATGGgtagagggaggcggggggatggggggatgggggaggggggttgggggaggtcatgttggattttttaatgtattttttttttttttttcattgtcttgcTTGGCGGTGGGTAAGGTCAGTGTTTCTTGCAGGTATTAAGTAtcggtatttttatttttaatttggtTGATTcagtcttctcttcttcctgagtttctttttcttttcttccttgtttatttcttcctttccttctttcctttttcgtttgtATTTTCCTAATTCTTCTCATGCTTCTTCTCTACTTTTCCCactgctctttctttctgtcttttttcccttatctcttcctttccttcctctgcttctcctcctcctcctccttcattcttcttctcctgctcctcctcctccttttcttcttcttcttagtcctcttcctctctcctccctcctccttcctcttcttcatgatcctccctcctcctcctccttttctctcctcctacctcttgtcccctccaccccacagCTCTTAAATAcctgcccacacgcacacaaatctcctccacctgcctcttccctcccctaatcCTCTTCCCCCTGCAACTCACTCCATAcaatctcctcccacccctccttcaccccccctccataCCACCCTCCTTGCTCCACCCTGCATTCTCTCCTCCTATCGACTCACAAACTCTGCTCATACAACCTCACCCCATTACTTCTCATACCTGCAGCACGCATTCTCCCCACCgacaacccccacctcctcctaccctctcccccacaatcccccctcttccacctcccattccaaccacccccacctcccccctccacccccctccacaagccacccccttccctccacccccctcctacaaagccactcccccccctccacaaatctccacccaccccctccacaagccacccctccccccacctgcccctccccctcctccaccaggcCACCCCCCACAATGCACCCCTCccaatcacccttccccctccacaatgtgccacccctcccctctccactcaccccccctccaccagtcactgccctcgcctcgcctcaccacccccctccacaagccaccctctcctccacctcccccctcccattccacctctccctccagcactccctctcctcccttccacctctccctcccacctcccccctccacaagccacccttccccctcccacctccccccaccccctccacaagctacccctcctcttcccccctccacaatgcctcacccctccccctcctccctcacaatgcacccctccctacctctctccacctccccccctccacaatccccccccctccccctccaccatgcACCCCGACccaccgtctcctctctctccctccccaggcACCAGCTTCCTCGTGTGGGACGTGGGCGGCCAGGAGAAGCTGCGTCCTCTCTGGCGCTCGTACACGCGCTGCACGGACGGGATCGTGTTCGTGGTGGACTCCACGGACGCCGAACGGATGGACGAGGCCAAGATGGAGCTCATGAGGACCGTGAGAGCACCCGAGAACCACCACGTCCCGATCCTCGTCCTCGCCAACAAGCAGGACCTCCCGGGGGCCAAGGACGCGGCGCAGGTAAATtggcgtgtttttatttttatttttttattttatttatttatttatttatatagttatttatgtttattttatttatttatttattattattatttattattttgtgtgtgtgtgtgtgtgtgtgtgtgtgtgtgtgtgtgtgcgtgtgtgtgtgtgtgtgtgtgtgtgtgtgtgtgtgtgtgtgtgtgataatgtgatgtgtgtgtgtgtgtgtgtcgtcgtcagggtgtggggggggttaaGAAAGGGGGCGAACTGGGTTGATAGATAGGGATTGTGTTAGATAGGAACGTGCTGATCTAGATacgttgatagatagacatttgggggagagggtggggagatgggggtttGGAGAAAGGACGAACTAGGCTGAtagataaggatagtgatagacaggaagattgactgatagatacgtTGATAGATAGACACGGGGGGGGTTAGAAGGGTCGACTTGAACTAATTTGAtagataaggatagtgataaataTGAACTAGAACTAGAcacggggggggggtaagaagggggcGAACTAGGCTGATAGATAAGGATAGTGACAGACAGGAACATTAATTGATAGATACGTTGATAGACAGACACGCAAGAGGAAGCgaagtggatagataggtatgttgatagatatatacgttGACTGAGTGGGACATTTATAGGAATATTGATAGATATGAACATTGAAGTGATAGCTacatagagagacatacagatagatagttagaaagaatAGGTAGACAGCTTCttgataaacatatagacaggtagattatcaaacaaatagataaagatacaacTTGATATAcgaatataaaacataaacaaaaaacaacgcagttttagatagctagatagaccgatagataaaattgacaagagagacaacgagagagcaAAGAATTGAAAGAATTGAAAGGATAGACGAGGAAAGAACTATACAAGAAAATGCGAACACAAAACACGTGATAAAGGTGAAAGacataaggataaggagaaattGAAGAACGAGAGAAGCAGGTAGAGAAAGCAAAGACGAAGAGAGGTTaatgaggagacgaagaaaggagagagttagggagaaaaaagagaaggagattaaGAGCTGATAACACAGAGAGGAGATTTTGAAGTATAATAATgcttgataatgaagataatttaaTGGAGTCAGTTTAGTTAAAAGAACGTCCTGTTGGAAAATAAATAAGTGGAGAAAATGACTTTAAAGTTAATTAGAAGTGGTTAATTTTATCACAAATTAGGTCTGAGTGAGTCAACAAATTAGATGAGATGGAAGAACACATTGTTCTGCGGTGAGGCTAAGAAAACAAGAGATTTTACAAGCACTTTTCTAATCCTTTCCTAAAATATATTTCCAACATACTTGAATTTACTTGAATTTATGCAGAGATTTTGAACttatctctcattttcattatatattgctAAATAGATATTTTCCATTCTGCTTTTCTTCATTATatattactgaatatatatatttttttatttctttctccctttattttacTTTGAagattttctttattctcatttctttgtttttttcttttctaaagggttctttttttccttttttctctattttcctatttttcttgcattttacTTTGCCTCGGTTTGTCTGACTCCTTACCTGCAGGTATTTCCTTTGCGTGCTTCTGAAATTTCCTATTGTTTCTTCACTTTCCCTCGGGTCAATTCCTCATTtgatatccttctctctctctcactctttctttctctatctatctgtctatctctttctttctctatctatctctttctttctctatctatctatctctttctcttcctctctctctttctatctctttctctctctctctatctatcaatgtctctctctctctctctctctctctctctctctctctctctctctctctctctctctctctctctctctctctctctctctctctctctctctctctctacgtctctctcagctctctcacTCCTgatccttttcccactccctttctcccttccacccgtatcccatttccttctctcccttcctctgattacctcccttcctccctcctgtcttccctaatttcctcccttctccctttcttctttccctccctccctcccctccttccgctccttccctcctccccaccttgtcccctcgttccttccattcacctccttccctccctccccaccttccctcctttccctccctccctactccctccctttccccgttccttccctccctctctccccctttccactccctccctcccccttcctttctcccttcaccagcattcccctccctccccaccttccctccctcgaccAGCATTCTCACGccgcccccctctttccttcctccggcAGGTGGAGAAGGTCCTGGGCCTCAAAGACCTCGGACCGGCGCAGCTGTACCACGTGCAACCATCGTGTGCAATAATCGGGGACGGTCTCGAAGACGGTCTGGAGTCCCTGTACGACATGATctgcaagaagaagaagatcaacaaaaataatcacaaaaacagcaaaaagagGTGATAGCGGTTGTGTTAAGGGGCGCGACTTGTGATACtccgagcgtgtatgtgtgtgtgtgcgcgtgtgtgttatattattagcGGTAGGGAAACACTttgtaataaagaaaaatattgaaaaaaaaaacaaataaattatatgaatGAAGGTACGTGTGTTATTTCGTCTTTTGGTAGAACGTAAGTGAGGTTTTATTCGGTGAAATAAAATGATTTCAGTACacagtgaaagtaataatgataacaacaaaaatgaaataaaaaataaaaaataaaatccaattcgTGATTCGGTATAGAATTAGATGATTGAACTATGTACGAATATGTCAGTACATGGTGAAagtgatcataacaacaaaaaattacataACATGCAGTACGTAATTCTGTGTAAAGGGGAACAAATTCGCGACAACAGTTCTGTACGTCAAACACCAAATTACACACCGACACCTTAAACataagaatcaaaagaaaaaaaagaagatattgcAGGGTTCAAattgcagagaaaaaaaaaacgagagtaaAGTACCAAAgcagtgaacagagagagagagagaaggaaaaaatactggTCTGGAAGGGTTAGTGACCGACGGACTCTCCAATGGCAAAcagtctttccctctatctatcttttcttgtcAGATATTCTCATGAATTTATCATGacgattttctattcttttttatgatCGGATGAACTGCCATCACATAGCTGGCCTGAATAACTCGTAATTTCGGTGGCGAATATGCGGTTTGCGCGGGAACAACCCTTAAAAAGGCGCGCGCTGCCGTATTGTCAAAGAGATTATCGACCTCAACTTTATTGTTACTTTAGTACACTATTCTCTTAATCTAATTGGTACATTTCGCC
This genomic stretch from Penaeus vannamei isolate JL-2024 chromosome 28, ASM4276789v1, whole genome shotgun sequence harbors:
- the Arl4 gene encoding ADP-ribosylation factor-like protein 4C, whose amino-acid sequence is MGGSVGKGGSGKSGSSLLDALPSLNAPLHVVMLGLDSAGKTTALYRLKFDQYLNTVPTIGFNCERIKGTSGKCKGTSFLVWDVGGQEKLRPLWRSYTRCTDGIVFVVDSTDAERMDEAKMELMRTVRAPENHHVPILVLANKQDLPGAKDAAQVEKVLGLKDLGPAQLYHVQPSCAIIGDGLEDGLESLYDMICKKKKINKNNHKNSKKR